Proteins from a genomic interval of Oryctolagus cuniculus chromosome 8, mOryCun1.1, whole genome shotgun sequence:
- the LOC138843578 gene encoding peptidyl-prolyl cis-trans isomerase D, whose protein sequence is MSHPSPQAKPSNPSNPRVFFDVDIGEERVGRIVLELFADIVPKTAENFRALCTGEKGIGPTTGKPLHFKGCPFHRIIKKFMIQGGDFSNQNGTGGESIYGEKFEDENFYYKHDREGLLSMANAGRNTNGSQFFITTVPTPHLDGKHVVFGQVIKGIGVARTLENVEVKGEKPAKLCVIAECGELKEGDDWGIFPKDGSGDSHPDFPEDADIDLKDVDKILLVTEDLKNIGNNFFKSQNWEMAIKKYTKVLRYVESSRAVAEEADRLRLQPVALSCVLNTGACKLKLSDWQGAIDSCLEALEIDPSNTKALYRKAQGWQGLKEYDEALADLKKAQEIAPEDKAIQAELLKVKQKIKAQKDKEKAVYAKMFA, encoded by the coding sequence ATGTCGCACCCGTCACCCCAAGCCAAGCCGTCCAACCCCAGCAACCCCCGAGTCTTCTTTGATGTGGACATCGGGGAGGAGCGAGTTGGTCGAATTGTCTTAGAATTGTTTGCAGATATTGTACCCAAAACTGCAGAAAACTTCCGTGCACTATGCACAGGAGAAAAAGGCATTGGACCCACCACTGGAAAACCTCTCCACTTCAAAGGATGCCCTTTCCATCGAATTATTAAGAAATTTATGATTCAGGGTGGAGACTTCTCAAATCAGAATGGGACAGGTGGAGAAAGCATTTATGGTGAAAAATTTGAAGATGAGAATTTCTATTATAAGCATGATCGGGAGGGTTTGCTGAGCATGGCGAATGCTGGTCGCAACACAAACGGTTCTCAGTTTTTCATCACAACAGTTCCAACCCCTCATCTGGATGGGAAACACGTGGTATTCGGccaagtaattaaagggataggTGTGGCCAGGACACTGGAGAACGTGGAGGTGAAAGGTGAAAAACCTGCCAAACTGTGCGTTATTGCAGAATGTGGAGAACTGAAGGAAGGGGATGATTGGGGAATATTCCCCAAAGATGGCTCTGGTGACAGCCACCCGGATTTCCCTGAGGATGCAGATATAGACTTGAAGGATGtagataaaattttattagttACAGAAGACTTAAAAAacattggaaataattttttcaaatctCAGAACTGGGAGATGGctattaaaaaatatacaaaagtttTAAGATACGTGGAGAGCTCCAGAGCTGTCGCTGAGGAAGCAGACAGGCTGAGGCTGCAGCCTGTAGCTTTAAGCTGCGTGCTGAACACTGGTGCTTGCAAACTGAAGCTGTCAGACTGGCAGGGAGCCATCGACAGCTGTCTGGAGGCTCTTGAAATAGACCCATCGAATACCAAGGCCCTCTACCGCAAGGCTCAAGGATGGCAAGGCTTAAAGGAGTATGATGAAGCTTTGGCTGATCTTAAGAAAGCTCAGGAGATCGCGCCAGAAGATAAAGCTATCCAGGCAGAACTGCTGAAAGTCAAACAGAAGataaaggcacagaaagacaaagagaaggcagTATATGCAAAAATGTTTGCTTAA